One Edaphobacter flagellatus genomic region harbors:
- a CDS encoding universal stress protein codes for MLHKIKEIVFATDFSDSSHAVIPAVAQWVDMLGAKLTLLHVYNPARTLYREAETLLQSFFAEADNYPHCDRVLVSGDPAEGIAAYCERHHNILLMLPPSDLTGLPRPWHRSMRARLIKRLNVPIWTLGRVNVGETTAASHRHIGVWLGNPEEGLSHLQQAAQYASETGSTLHLLHIVNEINEGSLLTPLLSSAPMGEETADAWLQDIANSLDPACRVEVHVAQGKASRELPQLLRKSGVNMLMVSHQAAVQGSWIGPAINPVFGRCAISFISMPYRGRFEEVLQQVAVSAA; via the coding sequence ATGCTGCACAAGATTAAGGAGATTGTCTTTGCTACCGATTTTTCGGACTCCAGCCACGCCGTGATTCCCGCCGTAGCGCAATGGGTGGACATGCTGGGTGCGAAGCTGACTCTGCTGCATGTCTACAACCCGGCCAGAACGCTGTATCGCGAGGCGGAGACGCTTCTGCAGTCCTTCTTTGCGGAGGCGGATAACTATCCGCACTGCGACCGCGTGCTGGTAAGCGGCGATCCTGCGGAGGGGATCGCTGCTTACTGCGAGCGGCACCACAATATTCTGCTGATGCTTCCTCCCAGCGATCTGACGGGGCTTCCCCGGCCGTGGCACCGATCGATGCGGGCACGGCTCATCAAGCGGCTCAATGTTCCCATATGGACGCTGGGCCGCGTCAATGTTGGCGAAACTACAGCTGCTTCACATCGCCACATCGGAGTCTGGCTGGGTAATCCGGAGGAGGGCCTGTCGCATCTGCAGCAGGCCGCGCAGTATGCGTCGGAGACGGGAAGCACGCTTCATCTGCTGCACATCGTCAACGAGATTAATGAAGGTTCGCTGCTGACTCCTCTGCTATCGTCAGCCCCGATGGGCGAGGAGACAGCGGATGCGTGGCTACAGGACATTGCAAACTCGCTCGATCCCGCCTGCAGAGTCGAAGTGCACGTCGCGCAGGGCAAAGCGAGTCGCGAGCTGCCCCAGCTGCTTCGCAAAAGTGGGGTCAACATGCTGATGGTCAGCCATCAGGCGGCGGTGCAGGGAAGCTGGATCGGGCCGGCGATCAATCCTGTCTTCGGCCGATGCGCCATCAGTTTTATCAGCATGCCGTACCGCGGCCGGTTTGAGGAAGTCCTGCAGCAGGTCGCTGTCTCTGCTGCATAG
- a CDS encoding bestrophin family protein encodes MIVRDKLPLKRIWPQAWRRLLVLLVFDCTVAVIYSVFHHKWISLNGLPVAPLASALTIFLAFRTNAAYGRWWEARQLWGGLVNTSRALARQYLTMLDDESEDPRRPPLRNELVKHQIAFPHALRCHLRKQTALPELRTLLGDEIAEELSVYKNLPAALTLRTGKLLRQARNEGMLDSFRWAAIDENLTTISNIQGACERIKNTPLPRQFDYLPRVLVDAFCWLLPLGIVDDLGLMTPIASVLISFTFIAADLMSREISNPFDNTIHDTPMTALSRTIELNLREQMAETDKERGWEEHSRQRVRRDVMPVDGFVF; translated from the coding sequence ATGATCGTTCGAGACAAACTGCCGCTGAAGAGAATATGGCCTCAGGCCTGGCGGAGGCTGCTTGTCCTTCTCGTCTTCGATTGCACCGTTGCGGTGATCTATTCGGTCTTTCATCACAAATGGATCTCACTCAATGGCCTTCCGGTCGCTCCGCTGGCATCGGCGCTGACGATCTTTCTGGCATTTCGCACGAACGCAGCTTATGGACGCTGGTGGGAGGCGAGGCAGCTGTGGGGCGGCCTCGTGAACACCTCTCGCGCTCTCGCACGGCAGTACCTCACCATGCTCGACGATGAGTCGGAAGACCCGCGGCGTCCGCCACTTCGCAACGAACTGGTCAAACACCAGATTGCTTTTCCTCATGCGCTGCGTTGCCATCTGCGAAAACAGACAGCACTCCCTGAGCTGCGCACTCTGCTGGGTGACGAGATTGCGGAAGAGCTGAGTGTTTACAAGAATCTTCCGGCAGCACTCACTTTGCGTACGGGTAAGCTCCTGCGTCAGGCGCGAAACGAAGGCATGCTCGATAGTTTTCGCTGGGCAGCCATCGACGAGAACTTGACGACGATATCCAATATCCAGGGAGCGTGCGAGCGCATCAAGAACACGCCGCTGCCGCGTCAATTCGACTATCTGCCTCGTGTGCTGGTCGACGCATTCTGCTGGCTGCTGCCGCTCGGCATCGTCGACGATCTCGGCCTGATGACGCCCATTGCCAGTGTATTGATCAGCTTTACGTTCATTGCTGCCGACCTGATGAGCCGCGAGATATCGAACCCGTTCGATAACACCATCCACGACACGCCGATGACGGCGTTGTCACGCACGATTGAGCTGAATCTGCGCGAACAGATGGCAGAGACGGACAAAGAGCGCGGATGGGAAGAGCACTCAAGGCAGCGCGTGCGCCGTGACGTGATGCCGGTTGATGGATTTGTCTTCTAA
- a CDS encoding sensor histidine kinase, giving the protein MRFPAGSSRGLILLIAAGMVGTLVTLEWYFDFDFSLGIFYIFPVMIAATVFTRWQIFLAAILCAYTRGLFTADETHLEHALRFCMATIAYTGCGLWIYQIADSRRNVLKHYSRIRYEQRMRRHAQEQLRLLAESSPAAILTVDCDGKIVAANRAAETLLQPEDILLGQGIGRYMQVFQDALLLPSGLGEVSTTAAAWARRGDGTLVPTTTWFSIYGEGRSRHLAAIVVDTSNEVREREYAQFEQIASHDRILASAVSHEIRNLCSAIFVVASNLGRSSSISSDPDFIALKNLAAGLRDLASVDLRKQTRATLAAVPLRELAEEFRVIIEQDWKDIGGEFEWKAPAHIAVRANRQGLMQTLLNLSQNSLRAVEHSAEKRLIIETIAQGSSVRLRICDTGRGIKDAKHLFQPFRSEADGSGLGLYVSRAIIESFGGELRYEPTETGCCFVMTLQAAGDDAASVDNTETGETYA; this is encoded by the coding sequence ATGCGATTTCCCGCTGGCAGCAGCCGCGGGCTGATCCTTTTGATCGCCGCGGGCATGGTAGGCACCCTGGTTACGCTCGAGTGGTATTTCGATTTCGACTTTTCACTGGGTATCTTTTACATCTTCCCTGTCATGATCGCGGCGACGGTGTTTACGCGCTGGCAGATTTTTCTGGCTGCGATTCTCTGCGCCTATACACGCGGCCTGTTTACTGCTGACGAGACTCATCTGGAGCACGCGCTTCGCTTCTGCATGGCGACCATCGCCTACACAGGATGCGGACTATGGATCTATCAGATAGCCGACTCGCGAAGAAATGTCCTGAAGCACTATTCGCGCATCCGCTACGAACAACGGATGCGTCGCCACGCGCAGGAGCAATTGAGGCTCCTGGCCGAGAGCAGTCCCGCCGCCATACTCACCGTCGACTGCGATGGAAAAATCGTTGCGGCTAACCGCGCCGCGGAGACGCTGCTGCAACCTGAAGACATCCTGCTGGGGCAAGGCATCGGAAGATACATGCAGGTCTTCCAGGATGCGTTGCTGCTACCGTCCGGGCTGGGAGAAGTAAGCACTACGGCAGCAGCATGGGCGCGCCGAGGAGACGGAACACTGGTTCCGACGACAACATGGTTCTCCATCTACGGCGAGGGTCGCAGCCGTCACCTCGCCGCAATCGTCGTCGATACCTCCAACGAGGTACGCGAACGCGAATATGCCCAGTTCGAACAAATCGCCAGCCATGATCGCATTCTTGCCAGCGCTGTATCGCATGAGATACGGAACCTTTGCTCGGCGATCTTTGTCGTCGCCTCCAATCTGGGGCGAAGCAGCTCCATCAGCTCCGACCCTGACTTCATCGCACTGAAAAACCTTGCGGCAGGACTGCGCGATCTGGCCTCTGTCGATCTGCGGAAGCAGACGCGTGCAACACTGGCCGCCGTCCCGTTACGCGAACTCGCAGAGGAGTTCAGGGTGATCATCGAACAGGACTGGAAGGACATCGGCGGAGAGTTTGAATGGAAGGCTCCTGCTCACATTGCAGTTCGCGCAAACAGACAGGGACTTATGCAGACGTTGCTCAATCTCTCGCAGAACTCGCTGCGCGCAGTTGAGCACTCCGCCGAAAAGCGCCTCATCATTGAAACCATCGCACAGGGGAGTAGTGTGCGCCTGCGTATATGCGATACGGGTCGCGGGATCAAAGACGCAAAGCATCTCTTTCAGCCATTTCGATCGGAGGCGGACGGCTCCGGTCTGGGACTTTATGTTTCTCGCGCAATCATCGAGAGCTTCGGCGGAGAGTTGCGCTATGAGCCGACAGAGACTGGCTGCTGCTTTGTTATGACACTGCAGGCAGCCGGAGATGACGCAGCTTCCGTGGATAATACAGAGACAGGCGAGACCTACGCATGA
- a CDS encoding response regulator: MSSAIRIYLLDDHTLFREGLRRLLATDDRFAIVGQSGSPAQALEELKETAPDILVLDYDLGEEDALGFLQRLKPTNFAGKVLIVTAGLPDKDALALIQAGIAGIFHKQESPEELQRAILEVAQGRVLIDQQYLQAIVAAAGPQESIRFTERERSTLRYLLQGLANKEIATNLNISESAVKATLQQLFSKTGVRTRSQLVLLAIEKYRDQL; encoded by the coding sequence ATGAGCTCGGCGATACGAATTTACCTGCTGGACGATCACACCCTGTTTCGCGAAGGGTTGCGCCGACTGCTCGCCACGGATGATCGCTTTGCGATCGTGGGCCAAAGCGGTTCCCCAGCGCAGGCGTTAGAGGAATTGAAGGAAACCGCTCCAGATATTCTCGTACTCGACTACGATCTTGGCGAAGAAGATGCACTCGGATTCCTCCAGCGGTTGAAGCCCACAAACTTTGCGGGCAAGGTCCTGATCGTCACAGCAGGACTCCCCGACAAAGACGCTCTCGCCTTGATCCAGGCTGGTATTGCTGGCATCTTCCATAAGCAGGAATCGCCGGAAGAGTTGCAGCGTGCGATTCTTGAGGTGGCGCAGGGGCGTGTGCTGATCGATCAGCAATATCTCCAGGCCATCGTCGCGGCGGCCGGTCCGCAGGAATCCATCCGCTTTACCGAGAGGGAGCGCAGCACGCTGCGTTATCTGCTACAGGGACTGGCCAACAAGGAGATCGCCACAAATCTGAATATCTCGGAGAGCGCCGTTAAAGCGACGCTGCAGCAGCTCTTCTCCAAAACAGGCGTACGCACGCGCTCGCAGCTTGTGCTGCTGGCAATCGAAAAATATCGCGATCAGCTCTAG
- a CDS encoding VWA domain-containing protein codes for MIGLVRMKGFFWPLAAGLFAVSLSAAPLCAQAAPATTPAQKPQPATPAPPAQAPASSAPVAQTPADQQNQSPDTSSPDLSAPTIRVQVQEVNLIFTVTDKKGRFITGLQRQNFGLLDDGRPPVAVLRFTQQTNLPLRVGIMLDTSSSIRQRFQFEQDSAIEFLLQILHQNDRAFVMGFDTETDITQNYTNNIDLLNQGIRKLRPGGGTALYDALYKTCRDQMLTLKEDGAVRRALIVVSDGDDNYSRVQQSDAIKMCQRAETIVYTISTNVSPSKDKGDEVLRIISEATGGMPFFPIKIEDVAVGFHNIQEELRSQYSLVYRPAEFKQDGSFRTIYLQALDPRYKVRASKGYFAPRPTP; via the coding sequence GTGATTGGTCTTGTCCGAATGAAGGGTTTTTTCTGGCCGCTGGCCGCTGGTCTTTTTGCTGTTTCGCTTAGCGCTGCGCCACTTTGCGCACAGGCTGCACCGGCTACGACTCCGGCACAGAAGCCTCAGCCTGCAACGCCAGCTCCGCCAGCACAAGCGCCTGCATCGTCCGCTCCGGTTGCCCAGACGCCAGCGGACCAGCAGAATCAGTCGCCGGACACATCGTCTCCTGACCTCAGCGCGCCGACGATTCGCGTGCAGGTGCAGGAAGTGAACCTGATCTTTACCGTTACGGATAAAAAGGGGCGTTTCATCACTGGCCTGCAACGTCAGAACTTCGGCCTGCTCGATGATGGCCGTCCGCCGGTTGCTGTTTTGCGCTTTACGCAGCAGACCAATTTGCCGTTGCGTGTAGGCATCATGTTGGATACGTCTAGCTCGATCCGGCAGCGCTTTCAGTTCGAGCAGGACTCGGCGATTGAGTTTCTTCTGCAGATTCTGCACCAGAACGATCGTGCCTTTGTGATGGGCTTCGATACCGAGACGGATATCACGCAGAACTACACCAACAACATCGACCTGCTGAACCAGGGGATTCGCAAGCTGCGTCCTGGCGGTGGAACGGCTCTATATGATGCACTCTACAAAACATGCAGAGACCAGATGCTGACGCTGAAGGAAGATGGTGCTGTTCGGCGTGCGCTTATTGTTGTCTCGGACGGTGATGATAACTACAGCCGCGTGCAGCAGTCGGATGCGATCAAGATGTGCCAGCGTGCCGAGACGATCGTCTACACGATCAGCACGAATGTCAGCCCCAGCAAGGACAAGGGCGATGAGGTGCTGCGCATTATCTCGGAGGCAACCGGCGGCATGCCGTTCTTCCCAATCAAGATTGAGGATGTCGCTGTCGGCTTCCACAATATTCAGGAAGAGCTGCGCAGCCAGTACTCGCTGGTTTATCGTCCAGCGGAGTTCAAGCAAGATGGTTCGTTCCGCACGATCTACCTGCAGGCGCTTGATCCACGCTACAAAGTGCGCGCCAGCAAAGGCTATTTTGCTCCGCGGCCTACTCCTTAG
- a CDS encoding RluA family pseudouridine synthase yields MPSKNMLPKGQRRRTVKPEYRATRGVEPASPPVIPVLEMDDEAEDRIHAFTAAAEAAGLRLDQYLAQAIPDISRARVQLLIEHGQVRVNGQTAKAKLKLQGGEQVEIEGAPHPPPLHAFAEDIPLTLLHEDKHLAVIDKPAGMTVHAGSGATEDERNHGTLVNALLHHFNKLSQVGGELRPGIVHRLDKQTSGIIVVAKDDSTHRKLSDMFAARELEKTYIALVHGRLPKDNITVNLPIGRDLVRRTRMTTRRSADSEGVRPAVSHIKVLKRIHSPQYGDFTLVEVRIETGRTHQIRVHLQALGHPVVGDTLYGAPHHVGQPLATLSLDRNFLHAARLVFVHPQTKKELRIESPLPKDLEEFLAAIDAD; encoded by the coding sequence ATGCCGTCTAAGAACATGCTTCCAAAGGGGCAGCGTCGCCGCACGGTCAAGCCGGAGTATCGCGCGACGCGAGGCGTTGAGCCTGCGTCCCCGCCGGTGATTCCGGTGCTGGAGATGGATGACGAGGCAGAGGACCGCATCCACGCATTCACCGCCGCAGCTGAAGCCGCCGGGTTACGTCTCGATCAATATCTGGCCCAGGCGATTCCCGACATCAGTCGGGCGCGCGTGCAATTGCTGATCGAGCACGGCCAGGTTCGCGTCAATGGTCAGACCGCGAAGGCCAAGCTCAAGCTGCAGGGAGGCGAGCAGGTCGAGATTGAGGGCGCTCCACATCCTCCTCCGCTGCATGCCTTTGCGGAGGATATCCCGCTTACGCTCCTGCACGAAGATAAGCACCTTGCCGTAATTGATAAGCCCGCAGGCATGACGGTTCATGCCGGATCGGGTGCGACCGAGGACGAGCGCAACCACGGCACCCTGGTGAATGCGTTGCTGCACCACTTCAATAAGCTCTCGCAAGTGGGCGGTGAGCTGCGGCCAGGTATCGTGCATCGGCTCGATAAGCAGACCAGCGGCATCATCGTCGTTGCCAAGGACGACAGCACGCACCGCAAACTGAGCGATATGTTTGCGGCGCGCGAGCTGGAGAAGACGTACATTGCGCTGGTCCACGGGCGGCTTCCGAAGGACAACATCACGGTGAACCTGCCGATCGGCCGTGATCTGGTTCGGCGTACGCGCATGACGACACGTCGTTCGGCAGATAGTGAGGGTGTTCGTCCGGCTGTCTCGCACATCAAGGTGCTCAAGCGAATTCATTCGCCGCAGTATGGCGACTTTACGCTGGTCGAGGTTCGCATCGAGACCGGGCGAACGCATCAGATACGCGTGCATCTGCAGGCGCTAGGACATCCTGTCGTTGGCGATACGCTTTACGGTGCACCGCATCATGTGGGGCAGCCTCTGGCAACGCTTTCGCTCGACCGCAATTTTCTGCATGCGGCCCGTCTTGTCTTCGTGCATCCTCAGACGAAGAAAGAGCTTAGGATCGAATCTCCTCTGCCGAAGGACCTGGAAGAGTTTCTGGCTGCTATTGATGCCGATTAG
- a CDS encoding prolipoprotein diacylglyceryl transferase family protein: MYPNLLHFGFLTIPTFGLLAAVGLMAALALSLKTAAMVGLNPDRVWNAGIFMIVAAFVLSRLLLVLTNLSSFITYPILLLMVPSLTPLGLLLTTIATVVYLRLRGLNLLLTLDAWAPCAALAWAFLALGHFAESSDPGLPSGLPWAVHVTASSLRLHPVALYVALAAVGIVFVLLRCLRIERHEGDTFVLGLLLSGLVQFLLTFFRQPDIAENTFGNLLDPIQWVALGMMVVAMLVWLQPRKQVVHAV, from the coding sequence GTGTATCCCAACCTGCTCCACTTCGGATTTCTGACGATCCCGACCTTTGGTCTGCTCGCTGCTGTCGGCCTGATGGCTGCTCTCGCGCTCAGCCTGAAGACGGCGGCGATGGTTGGCCTCAATCCAGATCGGGTCTGGAACGCGGGAATTTTTATGATCGTCGCCGCATTCGTTCTTTCGCGGCTTCTGCTGGTGCTTACCAATCTTTCGAGCTTTATTACTTATCCGATCCTGCTGTTGATGGTGCCTTCGCTGACGCCGCTGGGCCTTCTGCTGACGACGATAGCGACTGTTGTATATCTACGCTTGCGCGGACTCAATCTGCTGCTCACGCTGGATGCGTGGGCCCCGTGTGCCGCTCTGGCATGGGCCTTTCTTGCGCTCGGGCACTTTGCGGAAAGCAGCGATCCGGGCCTGCCCAGTGGTCTGCCGTGGGCCGTACATGTGACTGCAAGCTCGCTGCGGCTGCATCCCGTTGCGCTCTACGTTGCGCTGGCTGCGGTAGGGATCGTCTTTGTGCTGTTGCGCTGTTTGCGCATCGAGCGTCACGAGGGAGACACGTTTGTGCTGGGCCTGCTGCTGAGCGGACTGGTGCAGTTTCTACTTACGTTCTTTCGGCAGCCGGATATTGCGGAGAACACCTTCGGCAATCTGCTCGATCCGATTCAGTGGGTCGCGCTGGGAATGATGGTTGTGGCGATGCTGGTTTGGCTGCAGCCCAGAAAGCAGGTGGTCCATGCCGTCTAA
- the era gene encoding GTPase Era: MAFRSGFVSIIGRPNAGKSTLLNALLGQKLAIVTHKPQTTRTRIHGVLEVPLRKKTKTDAGRSAAQVILVDTPGVHKPTTQLDRRMMQEVHDALESRDLVLFIVDATHRLPGERDAENKSPAAAKRRLSAGEDDFALSLVKKLNCPVILALNKIDAVPKADLLPLIAHWSALYPFAEVIPISARKKQGLELLLDKVVAHLNEGQRYFPKHQLTDQPERFLVAEIIREKILLLTGEEVPYATAVVIERYEEPASMRKTKDGKLPVTKIAAAIYCERAGQKAILIGKNGEMLKRIGTAARKEIESLLGTRVFLELFVKVHEDWRSSPSFVEDLDWRRQLEELATKQAE; encoded by the coding sequence ATGGCATTTCGCTCCGGATTCGTCTCGATCATCGGCCGCCCCAACGCCGGCAAGTCCACACTGCTCAACGCGCTGCTCGGCCAGAAGCTCGCCATCGTCACGCATAAGCCGCAGACGACACGCACACGTATCCACGGCGTGCTTGAGGTGCCGTTACGCAAGAAGACGAAGACCGATGCAGGCCGCTCGGCCGCGCAAGTCATTCTGGTCGATACGCCAGGCGTGCATAAGCCAACGACCCAGCTGGACCGGCGCATGATGCAGGAGGTCCATGATGCGCTCGAATCGCGCGATCTTGTCCTGTTTATCGTCGACGCAACGCATCGTCTGCCGGGCGAAAGGGACGCTGAGAACAAGTCGCCTGCTGCCGCGAAGCGCAGGCTCTCGGCGGGCGAGGACGACTTCGCTCTCTCGCTGGTGAAGAAGCTCAACTGCCCGGTCATCCTCGCGTTGAACAAGATCGACGCCGTCCCGAAGGCCGACCTGCTGCCGCTGATCGCGCATTGGAGTGCGCTCTATCCCTTTGCCGAGGTGATTCCCATCTCCGCGCGTAAGAAGCAGGGCCTGGAGCTGCTGCTCGACAAGGTTGTCGCCCATCTCAATGAGGGCCAGCGCTATTTTCCAAAGCATCAGCTTACCGACCAGCCGGAACGCTTTCTCGTTGCCGAGATCATCCGCGAGAAGATTCTGCTACTTACAGGCGAAGAGGTACCTTACGCCACAGCCGTCGTCATTGAGAGGTACGAAGAGCCTGCCTCGATGCGCAAGACCAAAGATGGCAAGCTACCTGTTACGAAGATCGCAGCGGCCATTTACTGCGAGCGCGCCGGGCAGAAGGCGATCCTGATCGGCAAGAACGGCGAGATGCTGAAGCGCATAGGAACCGCGGCCCGTAAGGAGATCGAATCTCTGCTGGGCACACGCGTCTTCCTGGAGCTGTTCGTCAAGGTGCATGAAGACTGGCGCAGCTCGCCCAGTTTTGTCGAGGACCTCGACTGGCGTCGCCAGCTTGAAGAGCTTGCTACGAAGCAAGCCGAATAA
- a CDS encoding sugar phosphate isomerase/epimerase family protein: protein MDTRHQTGMDRRAFLASAGMAAAAAALGQSSHAEAQQPASTRFKPMALGLLIHPFPDPEERIALVAKLGFPTCFFSLDNYLGKFTPDLAKRMQDSLEKHNVVATTAEVVQPPPLKWNFTEGPSTIGIVPRAYRAARMDALKQTSDFAKLLGIDKIQTHCGFIPEDPHDPLYEEAVLAIRELTEHCAGNGQLFLMETGQETPVTVLRTIKDVDRPTIGVGLDTANLILYGKANPVDAVKIIGPYVRAMHAKDGKWPTDPMQLGKEVKIGEGEVDFEKVLTGLHALGYKGAVTIERETSGPQQVADVRDEKVYLERILAKLKS from the coding sequence TTGGACACTCGCCATCAGACAGGAATGGATCGCCGCGCATTTCTTGCATCGGCAGGAATGGCTGCTGCAGCCGCCGCGTTAGGCCAATCCAGCCATGCAGAAGCACAGCAACCTGCTTCGACCAGATTTAAACCTATGGCGCTGGGCCTGCTCATCCATCCCTTTCCCGACCCTGAAGAGCGTATTGCGCTGGTCGCCAAGCTGGGCTTTCCCACCTGCTTCTTCTCGCTCGACAACTACCTTGGCAAGTTCACGCCTGATCTTGCCAAGCGCATGCAGGACTCGCTGGAGAAGCACAACGTCGTCGCCACGACGGCCGAGGTGGTGCAGCCGCCGCCGTTGAAGTGGAACTTCACCGAAGGCCCTTCGACGATCGGCATCGTGCCGCGCGCCTATCGCGCAGCACGTATGGACGCACTCAAGCAGACCTCGGACTTCGCCAAGCTGCTGGGCATCGACAAGATTCAGACGCACTGCGGCTTCATCCCCGAAGACCCGCATGATCCGCTCTATGAGGAAGCCGTGCTTGCGATCCGCGAACTGACCGAACACTGCGCCGGCAACGGCCAGTTATTCCTGATGGAGACAGGGCAAGAGACACCGGTCACGGTGCTGCGCACCATTAAGGACGTCGATCGTCCGACGATTGGTGTTGGCCTCGACACGGCGAACCTAATTCTCTATGGCAAGGCTAATCCCGTCGACGCAGTCAAGATCATCGGCCCTTATGTGCGCGCCATGCACGCCAAAGACGGCAAGTGGCCGACCGACCCGATGCAGCTGGGCAAAGAGGTCAAGATCGGCGAGGGCGAGGTGGACTTCGAGAAGGTGCTCACCGGTCTGCACGCTCTTGGCTACAAGGGCGCGGTCACGATCGAGCGCGAGACCTCAGGTCCGCAGCAGGTCGCCGATGTGCGCGATGAGAAGGTTTACCTCGAGCGCATACTCGCCAAGTTGAAGAGCTAA
- a CDS encoding Gfo/Idh/MocA family protein, with translation MDRRKFIQGTAAGAVGLMFVKPETAFGYAANSRVRWGLLGCGHRGTSVATSFAKNAGVEITALADMFPNQLEQGKKHFDTINSSLGLGPIDPKRLFQGPDAFKAIAACDQVDAVQISTPPFFHVEHLEGIVSAKKHAYCEKPVGVDVPQTKHALEIGKKYDGKVSMAVGFQIRSATPFVELVRRIHAGQIGQIAQITGYYNSPPSVSYEGATKSQDEYRLRNWLHYKNLSGDILLEQNIHVIDVINWVMQTHPVSAYAKASRKVVTFPGDTNDNYEVIFTYPGDVQFSFTSTQFNPNHYFDVAERIFGSKGHAEAPYSGPLRIMGEEPWIWAGSDKTSGGEFAANGDFHDNLADSDSMKDKGFIESITSGKFHNQISAGVDTALSCIMGRKSAELGRTVTWQEIEADKEQYKLGMDLKQFA, from the coding sequence ATGGATCGTCGCAAGTTTATTCAGGGAACTGCCGCCGGTGCGGTGGGACTTATGTTCGTCAAGCCGGAGACGGCGTTCGGTTATGCGGCAAACTCGCGTGTTCGCTGGGGACTGCTTGGCTGCGGCCACCGCGGCACCTCGGTAGCGACGTCGTTCGCGAAGAATGCGGGCGTTGAGATTACGGCGCTTGCCGACATGTTCCCCAATCAGCTAGAGCAGGGCAAGAAGCATTTTGATACGATCAACAGTTCTCTGGGCCTTGGTCCCATTGATCCGAAGCGCCTGTTCCAGGGACCGGATGCCTTCAAGGCCATCGCCGCCTGCGATCAGGTCGATGCCGTGCAGATTTCGACGCCGCCGTTCTTCCACGTCGAGCATCTCGAAGGCATCGTCTCGGCCAAGAAGCATGCTTATTGCGAAAAGCCGGTCGGCGTCGATGTGCCGCAAACCAAACATGCGCTTGAGATCGGCAAAAAATACGACGGCAAAGTGAGCATGGCGGTCGGCTTCCAGATTCGCTCGGCAACTCCGTTCGTCGAGCTGGTGCGCCGCATCCACGCCGGACAGATTGGCCAGATCGCGCAAATCACGGGGTATTACAACTCTCCTCCGTCGGTCTCCTACGAGGGAGCGACCAAGTCACAGGACGAGTACCGCCTGCGCAACTGGCTGCACTACAAGAATCTCTCCGGTGACATTCTGCTGGAGCAGAACATCCACGTCATCGACGTCATCAACTGGGTGATGCAGACGCATCCGGTCAGCGCCTACGCCAAGGCCAGCCGCAAGGTTGTCACCTTCCCCGGCGACACGAACGACAACTACGAGGTGATCTTCACCTATCCAGGCGACGTCCAGTTCAGCTTCACCTCAACGCAGTTCAACCCGAATCACTACTTCGACGTCGCCGAGCGCATCTTCGGCTCCAAGGGCCATGCTGAGGCTCCGTACAGCGGCCCGCTGCGCATCATGGGCGAAGAGCCGTGGATCTGGGCAGGCAGTGATAAGACCTCCGGCGGCGAGTTTGCAGCCAACGGGGATTTCCACGACAACCTCGCCGACTCCGATTCGATGAAGGACAAGGGCTTCATCGAGAGCATCACCTCGGGTAAGTTCCACAACCAGATCAGTGCCGGCGTCGACACCGCCCTGAGCTGCATCATGGGCCGCAAGTCAGCCGAACTGGGCCGGACAGTGACCTGGCAGGAGATCGAGGCCGACAAGGAACAGTACAAGCTCGGCATGGACCTGAAGCAGTTCGCCTGA